The DNA region ttcacattaaacagcagAGTGCAAACTGCACAGTAACAGATactgaatacaaaaaaacaacaacagatggaATGAAACCAAACTTTGTTAAAGCATCGGATCTTTAACTAAATGTGCCACGGCAGTTAAATCGCCAATTATACTGAAACAGAACTTCTCTATATGCAAGATGaagatgaataataaatgcaaTAAGTTCTTTATATCCTCGGGCTGGACCCTCAACCCATAATTTTTTTCTAGGaagttattaaaacaaagaCGCTACTTTGGGCAAATTTTCCAAACCTAATTGCTCTGAGAAAAAGGATCACAAGGCCTGTTTATGAGCGATCaaacttatttttgtttcaagTACAGGACAGCTACATTCAATAACAAGCGACTTGACTCATGTTTAAACTACGTATGTCACTTGTGGAAGGATTGTCAGGTTGTGTGCCTCAGCTATAGGCTGGCTGTAATATAAGAAACCTTACAGAcattaaagcaataaaacacaggTTAGACGGACTTAAAGGGTGTGATAGATTGTTGGCTAATGGTAATGCCACAGACAAAAGTGTAGGACAAGCCACAGCTGGAATGTAGTTTATCTTACTACAGGCATCATTAAAACTGAATGcacaacatactgtaagacCATAGAAGTGTTATTGTCTCCAGGACCGTCTGTCCACTGAGCAGACAATAAGCAGAAAGTCGTGAGCCGAGGTCAAAGTGGCAACAAGGTGAACTTATCAAGACGAGACAATAAGCTGTAGTTTGTTAGTCAAAGTAATACAGATAATAAATTCTCATGCATCTGTTCCTGCCAACTTAAACTGTGGGTTTGCTTGAGTCTATCAAGATCCACACCTACATACTATGTGGCATATGAGCACATGCAGTACTGTAGGTACACGCGGTCCCACGAATCACAGGCTCATCCAGGGTCCAGGTCTCTGTCGGAGTGCTGTCTCGCCCTGGTGAGGCAGCTGACACCCATCCAACATGTCTgagctctctttctcctctggcATTTTAGAGTCATGAGACCCTTCTTCGTCCTTGGTATCTGGCACATCCGCCCCAGAGGCGTCCGGGATTACTGAGGGCCTCTTTGACGACAGCTCAGCCGCCGTGTCATTTGCCTGGGAATCAGACGCCTCATTCACAGAACCGATCGATTTGGGAGCATAGAGTTCCTTCTGCGAGTTTTCTTTCTCCATTCGTTTCcgagcctcctctctcctctgctggaAGCGGGTGTTGTCCCCCATCATAACCCTGACTCTCACTTGATCTGGAGGCCAGAGCCCTCCCCAAATGAACTGCAGGTAACTGAACAGCACAATCGCGCTGAGGAAGGCAAAGTTGCTGGCCACACCGATCACTGCAGATGTCAGGGGGAAGTTGTACAGAACATATCGTATACCAGTGAAATAAGCATGGATACGAAGCTGAGATGAGTAGATCTGCACACGCTTGGACTGGATCTCAATGATTGCACCAACAGTGGGTTGATAAGCATTCGTCTTGTAGTCAGAGAAGAGCTCGACTTCTATGAGCTGCTTCTGCTCAGCCATCCCAGTcaggaggaagggagagaacAGTAAAGTACTCAGTGTCTGCAGAAGGCTGGAGCGGTAATGCAGCATCGTTGATCGTCCCACAGATGAGACAGTCTTCCCATTTTTGGTATAACTTGTCATCTTGACCATGAACATGCCCAGCTGCTCATTCACCGGAGACTCTGGCATCTCCAGCTCTATAGATATGCGATACGGTTGCCCATAAGCCATCACCTGGTCTCTCTCGTTCTTCATGAAGGAGATGTTGGCCGTTGGGAATGAGCAAAGAGCTGACTCTGAGGCATCGCAGTCAGAGGTGTAGTAGAAGTGCACAGGGGTGGAGAAGCTGACAGTGGGCATGTAGGAGTAGTAGAAGCTGCCATAGAGAAAGATGGACACCCATAGCAGCAGGACTAGCACACAAAGGAGGATAGCAGCCTGAAACAGAGTCCGCCGGGCTTTGAGGAGAGTCACAGCTGCGACATCGTGCAGCCAGTGTAGAACCGGTCCCATCGCACCTCCCATCGTGTCTGGTCCGGAGCACACAGACCTTGTTCTGGCCCTGGTTTGGGCAGACTGCTGCTCCGGTGCTGGTGGTGGGTCTTTATGTTCCTGCATCAGTGGGCGGAAACTGCATAATCGCTTATCTGCACCTTCCCATGTCACGTCTGTTCAGCCCTTTACTGATAGTTTGATCCAAAAGCTTTTTGACTCCGCTGACGTAAAATCATCCTTTGCTTTTTTAAGGTTGAACTTTGATGTTTTCTAGTATTAGCGACTTGCTCTGGTGGTCTCTAAGCTCGTTAACAACTTAGCTATCTCTCAGTTacatctgctgcttcacacaAAACATGACCCTGTGACCCGGAAGTtgataagtttaaaaaaaaaactttattaacaacacTAATATACAAACAAGTAACAATAGAAGTAACagtacagaaaaaataaattaactaaccaccaaaacacaaagcagaaataaaactgtacaacataaaaagatacataatacagaaattaagagagaaaaataaataaatataacttcAAAAATGAACAAGCAACATTGCAAACCAACTTAAATCATCTGGCAGTGTTGTCCACAATGTTTCTCAAGAGATGAGATGTCTttaagcttttttgtttttatataccctacagcagtggttctcaaagtggggtccccagtaaaaaggggaataatttattgtCACTCTGACATAATGacagaatttatttattattattatactatttcgatcatgggtttcatacactttctctaacgaaacatctaaaagcaaaaatcttatcagatgggggacgctgggacaaaatcttatcaagtGGGTGTCCATGGTCTAATTTGTTTCAGTTTAGGGGtctttgatgtgaaaaagtttgagaaccactgctctacaGACAGAATCATAAAATATCTGAAGTTCAACATAAAGTAAGATTTTGTTAGGAAGAAACTAAAGAAATCTGGCTTTGTGAACATGATGTTTGCCCAAAAGACACAGAAATTTTATCAGGTTATCAACTTTATTGTTGTTAgactttacattaaaaaataagacCATAGGGACCAAGACCTTATGAGTCTCCTAGATTAATAAGGGAATTTGAATCCAAAAGTTACTTGCATGAGTACACACataaattaaatgagaaaaagaggaagttgTTAAGTTAATGCTGACTGCTTCCATATAAATGTGTTATcctcaacaaactgaaagaattAAGTATCACAACAGCATCATCcagcacacatcacacacaacaatagaataaaataaaatagttaaatagtATACAGAAAAGGTTGTTATTATACATTGTGCAGTAATTGTATACATAGTAAATAATGCAAGATGGCCACTGCTCCACCCAGCTAAATCCTTGTAAGGTGTCTGAAAAATCAATGCCTCCAAACTTGATGAAATAGATTTCCGCACACTCAGCTCTATGCAGTATTCACTTGTTTTCACTTTAGACAGAAAGCtcaaaaataaagtgaatacTGCATAGATCTAAGTGTGCAGAAATCTATTTCATCAAGTTTGGAtacattgtaaattaaaaagttGAGAGTTGTGAgatagttttttttgtaaaaaaaaaaaaaaaaaaatcaattgtgCAATGATTATATACagagtaaataatgaaatatgcttaaaaaatgatataagggtagaattattattatatggtGCAATGTGCAATTAATGTCCtttatgttatctttatttcattatgatgcccaattgttttctgttgttgtatTAATGTCACACATGTTGTAAGTGATGCTTTCCATAaataaagagatgaaaaaagtTGCCAGGAGATACTTGAATGTTTTAGACACAACTGGAAGGATTTGCATCAACTCAGGTAATTGGGTCTGGATTATAGAATGGAAAAAGTGAATGGGATCACTGGGCGGACTCTGTAGTTTGTACTGTGAAGTTGTTACTTTCCAgcaggtggcggtaatgcaacaTTTATGGATGCCAACCGCCGTGAAACAAAATagagcaagaagaagaaaacgtCAGTTGAGGAGCAGACGGAGCTGCAGCACCGACGGCAGAGCGAGGAGCAGGGCCTCTACTCAGACGGGCGGACGGTGATGAGGAAGAAAAGTCGTCTCACAGGAGGAACAGTGGGTCGAAGAACGATCCTGCAGCTTTCACCTCCCGGGCTCCGTGGCGGTAACAccggagaaagagaagaaggactCTCGGGATCAGatggtgattttatttttaaaaacgtGTTGTCTCAGCAGCGAAATGCTAAATGCTGGAGGTGTGAAGAACGGGCCCAGCGGAGTAGAAGAAACTGCTTTAATGTGACTGCAGTCACTGTATTAGTTCATATATGATATCGAGATACAGtctgataaatatatatacattaactCACAGCTAGAAACTAAAACGTACATTTTTCGTATAAGCTAACGCTAACGGAGCTACTAGCAGCTAACGCGCTAAGCTAGCTTTATTAGCCTGTTGTTATTTAGCCTTCGTAGGTTGGCCTGCCAAAACAGGATTATGACAAACGATTACATGTAACTACAGTCACAAATACCGTTAcgtttgacttgttttgtcttgaaGGAGTGCGTTGTTGAGCTCAACATCATTAGTCTCTGATTTCAGCTGTTGGCTAATGTGTGAATGCTGTTATTTTAGCTCGCTGTTAGCCTGCTTTTGTATCTCGACGTTAACCTTGGCTGTCGTTGTTTTGCAGACGAACAGGAGGCTGATGTAAACAGatttgtgagagaaagacacaccAACATGAAGGCCCCCACAGTGAAGGCAACAGGTAACAacgtttgtttgtgtttgtggtgaagCTATTCGTGTTTTCTCAGGCAATGCaaccaagaagaaaaaaaagcaatttgattaatcaaaatgtctttgtgttcaTCTGCAGAGGGCTTGTCCCTGCTTGGAGCCTATGAGGATAGCGATGAAGAGGATGCTGAAGACTCCCAGCGTTCAACTGCAATTTCTCAACACAATCAGTCAGCTGACATTGACAGTACATTAGCCAATTTCATGGCTGTGAGTACAATTTCCTGCACATTGTAATAATCTGCTTTGGTCTATGGGTTTGGGGATGGCAGTCATGTTATTCTATTGTTATCTTTTAAGAAGTATAGTTATGGTTTTGCTTTTCCCAATTTCTGAATTGATCTTGAGTAGGTTTTCTTCTCAAGCCTAGCTTTTCAGTaataagaaattattttttgtgatgGAAGTGCTTAGAAGAGAGTGGTTCATTCTCAGgacttaaacatgtttttggcaaAACTTACTTATGTCATTTCTCCCTCCCACAGGAAATTGATGCAATCACCACTCAGCCAAGTTCAGATGATGTGGCAACTCATCCTTCAACCCCAGCTAGCGTTCCACCAAAACCTGAGGCTAATACTCAGCAACCAGCTACTGGTGAAGGACAGACTCAACAAAGCACAGAGTTTGAGTACAATACTCAGGACTCATTAGCTGGAGGTAACTGTGCTGTATATAATGTGTGCATGTCTCGTAAGGCTTCCTGAATAACTTTACAAGCCTCTGTGCTTATAATACATCAACAAAGCACTTGCACAGtaattattttggtttattttttgaGTTGCTAGCTTATGTGAAGAAACATCAGCCACTGATATTTGTACATTAATCAAAATTAATGAATACCTTGTAATACATCTTAACAGTACTGCTGAGTTACTTGTCAAATGAACTGCTTTGATATTGAAATTCACCTGCGACCTTTAATATCACAGAATTTTGATGAAATTGTGGTCCCACTTTCCAAATTGACACACATTAATCAAATCATTCAGGATATAGCATAAATTaggggaagaaagagaaatggTGCTTAATATATCAATTAAGCTATGCTCTGTTGTTCTGAAGCATTTGTATGTATGCTTTTATTCCAGTGGGTGTGGAAATGGGGGACTGGCAGGAAGTATGGGATGACAACTCCGGCTGCTATTACTACTGGAACACTCTGACCAATGAGGTGTCCTGGGAGCTGCCTCACTATCTAGCTGATCAGGTGCAAAGCCTGACTCAGTATGCAAACAGGTAGGAGTTACTGACACACCCAGTCCAGAATATTATCTCAGCTTTGTGAGATCAAAGTGGTGTGAAGCACACATGTTTTCGCTCTTCATTGTGTTGTCTCCAGTACAGAAATTTAGATGGCAATTGAAGTAACATATACAATTCCTTTGTTGCTTTAGTGTCAATGGCAATGGTACAGCCCACACGGGTTATTACACAGATGAAAAGGCTGCAACTGCTGCAGCCCCAACATCAGTGAAAGAGACCAAAGTGAAGGTATGTTTATCGAAGTCCAATTCAAATTGAGTACATGTTATTTGTGGTGCAAAAAGATCATTATTTTGAGTTTTAATATAACACTTCTATGTTTTTGTCTAAAAGGAGGTCATAGAGAGTGTGGTAGGCCTTACAAGCGAAGAAGAGGAGCGCCGTGGAGTGGCTGCATCTCTGCTTGGTCCTCTGATCCCCTCTGAAGTGAAAGATGCAGaggaaaaatggagaaaaagacTGCTTAAAGGTTTGGATGAGCCTGAAAACAGTGTGGATTCTGACGGAGAAGGTGCTCGCCCTGCAGGAtccccctccacccctctgCAGGACTCTGACTCAGCCCCCATTGTTGAGAAAGATCTTTGCACCAAGAAGCAGTCACGCGACAACTCAGATATTGAGGAGGAGACGGAGGAAGACACAATGGAGCTGGAACTGGCTCTGGAGAGGA from Thunnus albacares chromosome 7, fThuAlb1.1, whole genome shotgun sequence includes:
- the LOC122985969 gene encoding seipin-like, whose protein sequence is MQEHKDPPPAPEQQSAQTRARTRSVCSGPDTMGGAMGPVLHWLHDVAAVTLLKARRTLFQAAILLCVLVLLLWVSIFLYGSFYYSYMPTVSFSTPVHFYYTSDCDASESALCSFPTANISFMKNERDQVMAYGQPYRISIELEMPESPVNEQLGMFMVKMTSYTKNGKTVSSVGRSTMLHYRSSLLQTLSTLLFSPFLLTGMAEQKQLIEVELFSDYKTNAYQPTVGAIIEIQSKRVQIYSSQLRIHAYFTGIRYVLYNFPLTSAVIGVASNFAFLSAIVLFSYLQFIWGGLWPPDQVRVRVMMGDNTRFQQRREEARKRMEKENSQKELYAPKSIGSVNEASDSQANDTAAELSSKRPSVIPDASGADVPDTKDEEGSHDSKMPEEKESSDMLDGCQLPHQGETALRQRPGPWMSL